A single window of Candidatus Binatia bacterium DNA harbors:
- a CDS encoding Rrf2 family transcriptional regulator, producing the protein MALMQVSRRVDYALRAAIHLARQTPGRSLSVAEISLQEAIPRKFLEKIIQDLIHAGLVVSRRGAHGGYALARDPSEISFRDVMEAVEGPITLNVCVGDRNLCSVSPTCGMHHVWAEGQRRLIELFAATKLYDLAGPVHHAAAAGEASTTGVATTTSDASTTSEPSPQVRSGATLPAGSRE; encoded by the coding sequence ATGGCGCTGATGCAGGTGAGCCGGCGCGTCGATTACGCGCTGCGCGCAGCGATCCACCTCGCCCGTCAGACCCCGGGACGCTCCCTCTCGGTCGCCGAGATCTCGCTGCAGGAAGCGATCCCGCGCAAGTTCCTCGAGAAGATCATCCAGGACCTGATCCACGCGGGCCTGGTCGTCTCCCGACGCGGCGCGCACGGCGGCTACGCGCTCGCGCGCGACCCGAGCGAGATCTCGTTCCGCGACGTCATGGAGGCGGTCGAAGGCCCGATCACGCTCAACGTGTGCGTCGGCGACCGCAACCTGTGCTCGGTGAGCCCGACCTGCGGCATGCACCACGTCTGGGCCGAGGGACAGCGTCGCCTGATCGAGCTGTTCGCGGCGACCAAGCTCTACGACCTCGCAGGCCCTGTGCATCACGCTGCAGCGGCAGGCGAAGCCTCGACGACGGGCGTCGCGACCACGACGAGCGACGCGAGCACGACCAGCGAGCCGAGCCCGCAGGTGCGCAGCGGCGCCACCCTCCCCGCGGGCAGCCGCGAATGA